GCCGAAGAGGGAGAGTATCATGGGCGGAGAGCTTTAATGAGTTATGAGGTAGGCCAAAAAGCTCTTGATTTTCTGATTGCCAACTCAGGAAACAGAAGAAATCTGGAGGTGGATTTCTTTGGCGGAGAGCCTTTAATGAACTGGGACGTGGTAAAGCGTCTGGTAGAGTACGGGCGGTCAAAAGAGGAAGAATACAACAAAAAATTCCGCTTTACATTAACGACAAACGGAGTTCTTTTAGACGATCAGATTATGGATTTCTGCAATAAGGAAATGAGCAATGTAGTGCTTAGTCTGGACGGGCGCAAAGAGGTAAATGATTTTATGCGTCCTTTCCGCAACGGAAAAGGAAGTTATGATCTGATAGTTCCTAAATTCCAGAAGTTTGCAGAAAGCCGCCAGGGGAAAGACTATTATGTAAGAGGCACCTTTACAAGAGAAAATATGGACTTTTCAAAGGACGTGCTGCACTTTGCAGATCTGGGATTTCAAAGTATGTCTATAGAGCCGGTAGTATCCTTGCCGGATGAACCTTTCGCCATCAGGGAAGAGGACCTTCCTAAAATTATGGAAGAGTATGATAAACTGGCCGTAGAGTATATTAAAAGAAAAAAAGAGGGAAGAGGATTTACCTTTTTCCACTTTATGCTGGACTTAAATCAGGGGCCGTGCGTGGCAAAAAGATTGTCCGGCTGCGGATCAGGAACCGAATACCTGGCAGTTACTCCATGGGGCGACTTTTATCCCTGCCATCAGTTTGTAGGGGAAGAAAAATTCCTTCTGGGCAATGTGGACGCTGGAATTACCAATACAGAGATCAGAGACGAATTTAAATTATGCAATGTTTATGCAAAGGATAAATGTAAAGATTGCTTTGCTAGATTTTACTGCAGCGGAGGCTGCGCGGCAAATTCTTATAAATTCCATGGTTCTATTGTAGACGCTTATGACATTGGCTGCGAGATGCAGAAAAAACGTATTGAATGCGCTATTATGATACAGGCTGCTCTGGCTGATGATAATGAAGAGAAGGAGACAAGATTATGAAAAATAACAGAGGAAAGGGGCTTGCAGGTCTTCTGATTGCTTTATGTGCGGTTGCTCTGTTCGGCTTTTTCGGATATGACAGTGCAGATGACATTAAGCTGGGTCTGGATTTAGACGGCGGCGTCAGCATCACATACCAGGCAGTAGGGGAAACTCCTACAGCAGAGCAGATGTCAGATACACGGTATAAGCTTCAGAAAAGGGTGGAAGCCTACAGTACAGAGGCCGAGGTATATCTGGAGGGCGCAGACAGAATTAATATCGACATTCCCGGCGTAAATGATGCCAATGCAATTCTGGAAGCTTTAGGAAAACCTGGTTCCCTGATTTTTATGGACATGCAGGGGAATACTATTCTTACCGGAGATCAGGTAGAAAGCGCTGAGGCCGGAATTGTTGATTCTCAAACAGGAAATAAGGAATATGTAGTATCCCTCAGATTTAAACCAGATGGCCAGCAGGCATTTGCCGACGCTACCTCTCAGATGATAGGCCAGCAGATTGCTATTGTATATGACGGGGAGATTATATCTGCTCCTCAGGTAAAAGAAGCTATTACTGGCGGTGAATGTACTATTGACGGTATGGCCAGCTTTGAGGAGGCTGAAACCTTGGCTTCCACTATCAGAATTGGCTCCTTATCTGTAGAGCTGCAGGAAATGCGCTCTAATGTAGTGGGAGCAAAACTGGGTCAGCAGGCCATTGCCAGCAGTTTAAAAGCAGGGGCAATCGGTTTTGGCATTGTAATCGTATTTATGATTATTGTATATCTGATTCCCGGCTTGGCAGCCTCTATTGCTTTAGGACTTTATGTAGGTCTGATTGTGATTTTGCTGGCAGCGTTTGAAGTAACTCTGACGCTTCCTGGAATTGCAGGAATTATTCTTTCTATTGGTATGGCGGTAGATGCCAATGTTATTATATTTACCCGTATTAAAGAGGAAATCGGCGCAGGGAAAACAGTGCAGTCTGCTATTAAAACAGGCTTTGCAAAAGCCTTGTCCGCTATTGTAGACGGAAATGTTACAACTTTGATTGCAGCAGTAGTGCTTTATTGGAGAGGCTCAGGTACTGTAAAGGGATTTGCCACAACACTGGCCTTAGGTATTGTGCTGTCCATGTTTACAGCATTATTTATTACTAAGTTTATTTTAAATTGCCTGTATAACCTGGGATTTGAAGATCCTAAGTTCTACGGTATCAGAAAAGAGAAGAAGGCAGTCAACTTCTTAGGCATTAAAAATATTTGCTTCGCCCTGTCTGCCCTGGCTATTTTAGCAGGCGTTGTCCCAATGGGAATGAGAGTGGCTTCAGGAGAAAGCGCTTTAAACTACAGCATGGAGTTTAGAGGGGGAACATCTACTAATGTAACATTTAATGAAGATATGTCCCTGGAGGATATTTCTTCTAAGGTTGTTCCTGTAGTGGAAAAAATAACGGGAGAGGCGGAAACTCAAACTCAAAAGGTGGCTGGCACTAATGAGGTAATTATTAAAACAAGAACCTTATCTGTTGCGGAAAGAGAAGCCTTAAATCAGGCAATGGCTGATAACTTCGGTGTGGAGACTGAAAAGATTACGGCAGAAAGTATTTCAGGTGCAATCAGCAATGAGATGAAAAATGACGCTGTAGTAGCGGTGGTAATTGCCACTATCTGTATGCTGGTTTATATTTGGTTCCGCTTTAAAAATATTCGGTTTGCCACAAGTGCAGTGCTGGCTCTCTGTCACGACGTACTTGTAGTGGCTGCATGTTATTCTCTGTTTAAATGGTCAGTGGGTTCTACATTTATCGCTTGTATGCTGACCATTGTAGGTTATTCTATTAACGCCACAATTGTTATTTTTGATAGAATCAGAGAAAACCTGAAGCTGTTTGGAAACAGAAAAGACCTGGCTGAGGTTGTAAATCTGAGTATTACTCAAACCTTCACACGAAGCATCAACACGTCTCTTACTACATTTATTATGGTATTTGTACTGTTTATTATGGGCGTGTCCTCTATTCGTGAGTTTGCTCTTCCGCTGATGGTGGGAATTGTGTGCGGCACATATTCATCTGTATGCTTGACAGGGGCTTTGTGGTACATGATGACTGTGAAAAAGAATCCTGAAAAACAGACAAAGAACCAGGGGAAGAAGAATGGAATATAAAATAATCGCTAAAGACGGCCGGGCAAAGCGGGCTGAGATGAAAACAGTTCATGGAACCATAAAGACTCCTGTTTTTATGAATGTAGGCACTGTAGGCGCCATTAAAGGCGCTGTATCAACAGATGATTTAAGGGAAATTAAGACTCAGGTGGAGTTGTCCAACACCTATCATCTTCATGTGAGAACGGGAGATAAGCTGATTAAAGAATTTGGAGGCCTTCATAAGTTTATGAACTGGGACAGGCCCATTCTCACTGATTCAGGGGGATTCCAGGTGTTTTCCTTATCTGGACTTAGAAAGATTAAGGAAGAGGGAGTATACTTTAATTCTCACATTGACGGCCATAAAATATTTATGGGGCCGGAGGAAAGTATGCAGATTCAGTCCAATCTGGGCTCCACCATTGCTATGGCCTTTGACGAGTGCGCGCCTGCCCTTTCCTCAAGAGATTATGTGGAAAAATCTGTGGCCCGCACTACCAGGTGGCTGGAAAGATGTAAAAAGGAAATGGCCAGATTGAATCAACTGCCTGATACAGTAAATAAAGAGCAGCTTTTGTTTGGCATTAATCAGGGCGGGATTATTCCTGATATTCGTATTGCCCATGCGAAAACTATTTCAGAAATGGATCTGGACGGTTATGCAGTAGGAGGTTTGGCAGTAGGGGAAAGCCATGAGGAAATGTATCATATTCTGGATGAGACAGTTCCCCATCTGCCTGAAAATAAACCCACATATTTAATGGGCGTGGGAACGCCGGCTAATATTCTGGAGGGCGTAGCCAGAGGAATTGATTTCTTTGACTGCGTGTACCCGTCCAGAAACGGACGCCATGGCCATGTGTATACAAACCATGGAAAGCTGAATCTGTTTAATGCAAAATATGAATTAGATTCCAAACCTATTGAAGAAGGGTGTCAGTGCCCTGCCTGCCGCTCCTACAGCAGATCATATATTCGCCACTTGCTAAAGGCAAAGGAAATGCTGGGTATGAGATTATGTGTATTGCATAATTTATATTTTTATAATACAATGATGGAAGAAATTCGCGAAGCTATAGAGAACCACTGCTATGACCAGTATAAAGCCCGAAAGCTGGAGGGAATGGCGGCAGGATCCAAATAAAAGCTTTTTCGAGTGATTAGTTAGAAGGAGGAAACTATGAACAACACTACATTTATTCTGGGATACATCGTCTTTTTTGGCGCGCTGATGTATTTCATGGCTATCCGTCCACAGCAGAAGGAGAGGAAAAAAAGAGCAGAACTGCTTTCCACTGTTGCTGTAGGAGACAGCGTGCTTACAAGCAGCGGTTTCTACGGAGTGATCATTGATATGACAGATGATACAGTGATTGTGGAGTTCGGCAATAATAAAAACTGCCGTATTCCTATGCAGAAGGGCGCTATTGTAGAAGTGGAAAAGCCAGAGATTTAATATGAAGAGAGTACTGGAGTAAAAGCTGCCAAAAAAAGGCTGCACTTACTAAGGTACTCTCTTTCTATATAAAATAAGGTTTGACAGAAGGAGGAAGTATGATAAAGAATATTGTATTTGATATGGGAAATGTGCTTGTAAATTACGACGACAGAATTGTATGCCGCCGTTTTATAAAGGATGAGAAAGAATTAGAGCTGGTGCGGACGGCAGTATTTGTTTCTCCGGAATGGATTATGCTGGACATGGGAGTGATTTCAGATGAGGAAGCATTAAAAAGCATGCAAAGCCGTCTGCCTGATGACCATGCCAGAGAAATGGCGGCTTTGTGTATGAACCATTGGCATGAGTACTGTATGGACGGCATAGAGGAAATGGTCAATGTAATTAAAGAGCTAAAAGATCAGGGATATGGCATATATTTGTGCTCCAATGCTTCCATGCGTCTGCTTCAGTGCTATAAGCAAGTGATTCCTGGAATTGAATATTTTGACGGTGTACTTTTCTCAGCAGAGGTAAAATGCATAAAGCCTCAAAAAGAAATTTATCTTCATCTTTTTGAAAGATTTAAGTTAAAACCAGAGGAATGCTTTTTTATAGATGATCTTCAGAGAAATATTGACGGGGCTAAGGCCTGTGGTATGGAAGGTTATTGTCACAAAGACGGGAATGTAGAAAGCCTGAAAAAGGTTTTAAGAGGACTGCAAAATAAATAGATATGTTTTAAGGCGCTTTTTTGCGGCTGCCTTTACAGCCGCTTTCTGGCGCTAGTGCGCGCCAAGGCGCACATTTTTTATTTTGTAATATGTATTTAAGCTTCCCAACGGCCTGAGGCGCCGCATGGAAGTACAAGGCCTGTTTCTGTAACCGGGAGACCGATTTCTTCGGAAGATACAGTGCCTCCGAATTTACTGCATATTTCCGTGCCTATCATATAGGAAAGAACAGAGGGGGCCAGGCCTGTTGTATAAGAATTAATAAGGAAGAATAAAGGCTTCTCAGAAAGTACTTGAGTGCACAGCTTTACAAGGGGATGTATGGCGTCTTCAATCTTCCAGATTTCTCCCTTAGGGCCTCTTCCGTAGGAAGGGGGATCCATAATCACAGCGTCATAATGATTTCCTCTGCGGATTTCTCGCTCCACAAACTTTACACAGTCGTCTACCAGCCAGCGGATAGGAGCATTTTCAAGACCGGAGGAGGCAGCGTTTTCCTTTGCCCATCCCACCATACCTTTAGAGGCGTCTACATGAGTGACAGAAGCTCCTGCTTTGGCGGCTGCCAAGGTAGCTCCCCCGGTGTAGGCAAAAAGATTCAGAACCTTTATGGGCCTGTCTGCATTTTTAATTTTTTCGCTGAACCAGTCCCAGTTGGCCGCCTGTTCAGGGAACAGTCCTGTATGCTTAAAGCTGAAAGGCTTTAAGTTAAATATCAGCTCCTTGTACTGAATGGTCCACTGTTTAGGCAGATCGAAAAATTCCCATTCTCCTCCTCCTTTAGCGCTTCTGTGGTAATGGCCGTTCATTTTTCTCCATCCCGGATGTGTTTTAGGAGTATCCCATATTACCTGTGGGTCAGGTCTAACTAATAAAAAGCTGCCCCAGCGTTCCAGCTTTTCGCCGTTGGAACAGTCTATAACTTCATAATCTTTCCAATTTTCTGCAAGCCACATAATTTTTTTCCTTTCTTAAATTAGAAGGTAGCGCCGTCGTAAGCAGGACGCTACGGTCAGGTGCCCCTATTATACATGAAAAAAAATAAAAGGGGAAGATTTGAAATTAAGGAATCGTAAAAAAAGCGAAAGATTTTCGTACTTGAATAATTTACCACATATTGCTACAATGGAGTATAGGCATATTATGGAGAATTAAAGGAGCGACAATATGAGGAGAAAGGGACTGGCCGTATGGACGGCAGCAGGCGCGCTGGCTTTAGGTATGACGACGATGACTGCCTGGGCTGCTGAAGGATGGGCGAGATCAGGAAATGATTGGGTGTACTATGATTCTGACGGGGACCTTCTGAGAGACGACTGGAGAAAAGGCGCTGACGATAAATGGAGATACTTGGACAGCAACGGAAAGATGGCTTTGAATCAGTGGGTGGACGACGAATATTACGTGGACGGCAACGGTTTAATGGTAGTCAACAAATGGCTGCGCATTGAATCTGACGATGACAATGCAGTGGACGGTTATATTTGGTACTATCTGGGCAGCAATGGAAAGATGGCTCAGGACAACTGGAAGAAGATTGATGAAAAGTGGTACCATTTTGACGACGACGGGGAGATGGAGATAGGCTGGGTGCTGGACGATATGTATTACTGCGGCACTAACGGAGTGATGCAGACAGGCTGGCAGAAATTATATCCGCCGGATTCTGACGAGTACGAGAAGAATAAGACAAGCCCTGGGGACGGGGATGATGATGACAAGGAATGGTATTATTTTTCTGCCAACGGCAAAAAGTATGTGCCAAGCGATGTCAGCGGCGACGCCTGTGATACAAAGAAGATTGACAATGTATATTACTGCTTTAACGGCGACGGCGAGATGCAGACAGGATGGACGGATATGACAGGCAACGATACTTCTATGGGAGAGATGAAGGATTACCGTTATTTCAGCCCAGACGGCAAGGTGAAGAAAGGCTGGCTGTCTTTAGAGCCGCCGGATAATGTAAGCGGTTTTGACGGAGGAGCGGAGTGGTTTTATTTTAACAGCGACGGAAGCCCTGAGATTGGGCCTAAGATCGGGGAGGCTACCAGCTCTGATTTAAAGAAAATTGACGGAAAGACCTTCTTATTTAACGACAGAGGCACCCCGGTGTATGGAGTCCACAAAGTATATTTAAATAAGAACACAAACTCCTACACTGCATACTACTTTGGAAAAGATAAAAACAACTGTTCCATGGAGCGGGGAAAGACTAAGGTGGAGGAAGGGGACGGCAGCACAGCCGAGTATTATTTCCTGGACAACGGAAAAGGCTATACAGGTCCTAAAAACGGCTACCTTTATTATATGGGTAAGCTTCAGGAGCCAGAGTCAGGAGCAAAGTATACTGTGATTTCTATTCCTGACGGCAACAGCTATAAAAACTACGTGGTAAATAAAAGCGGAAAGCTTCAGGAAAATAAAACAGTAAAAGACGAGGACGGAGTAAAATATACAACAGGAGGCAACGGGGTTCTTCAGAAAATTGACGACGAGGCGGCAGGAGACGGCAAATATGAGGAAGCTATAGAACCTGTATGGTATGAAGAATAAAGAAAAAAATATGGGAGGACGCTTTGGGCGTCCTCTTTATATATACGCAGAAAAAATAGGAAAAAAGGGCTTGCAATCCCTGGAAAAGTATGATAAGATAGCAACGCTGTGGCATGATAGCTGTGAAACGTGAGGTTGCTGCCTGTATAGGCAGGTTTTCCGTGGAGCGAATGTCAAGTTAGGAAACTGGCGACAAGTCACTGTACAATTTAGTAGTTCTATTCATTAGTAATGGAAAAATGTGTGAGTCCACGCGACACACACGGAAACGTGTACAGTCACCGCTTGTCGTACTGCAAAAGTGCGAAAAGGAGGCGACTTTTTTTATGGCAAGTCAAGTAATGAGAATCACATTAAAAGCATACGATCATCAGTTAGTAGATCAGTCTGCTGGAAAAATCATTGAGACTGTAAAGAAAACAGGATCACAGGTGAGCGGACCGGTGCCGCTGCCAACAAAAAAGGAAGTAGTTACAATTCTGAGAGCTGTTCACAAGTACAAAGATTCCAGAGAGCAGTTTGAGCAGAGAACTCACAAGAGACTCATTGATATCATCACACCAAGCCAGAAGACAGTAGACGCATTATCCAGACTGGAAATGCCTGCAGGCGTATATATTGATATCAAAATGAAAAACAAATAAGGAAATATCCTGAAGGGTTTAGATAGATTCTGGACTGTTCTAGGATGAGCGTTTAAAACGCTCCGCTGTAGAAAAGAAACAGGAGGTCAAATAATGAAAAAAGCGATTTTAGCTACCAAAGTTGGTATGACACAGATCTTCAATGAAGACGGCGTGTTAATTCCAGTAACTGTACTTCAGGCTGGACCTTGTGTAGTAACACAGGTTAAGACAGTTGAGAACGACGGTTACAAAGCAGTGCAGGTTGGTTTTGTTGACAAGAGAGAAAAACTGGTAAATAAGCCGGTAAAAGGTCACTTCGACAAAGCAGGCGTTGCATATAAGAGATTTGTAAGAGAATTTAAGTTAGAGAATGCTGAAGATTACTCTGTTAAAGATGAGATCAAGGCAGACATCTTCGCAGCTGGCGACAAGATTGACGCTACAGCTATCTCCAAAGGTAAAGGTTTCCAGGGTGCTATTAAGAGACACGGACAGCACAGAGGACCTATGGCTCATGGTTCTAAATTCCATCGTCATCAGGGTTCCAACGGTTCCGCAACAACACCAGGACGCGTATTCAAGGGCAAAAAGATGCCAGGTCAGATGGGTAATGTAAAAGTTACTATTCAGAATCTGGAAGTTGTTAAAGTTGACGCTGAGAACAATCTGGTTCTTGTAAAGGGTTCTGTACCAGGACCAAGAAAGACCTTAGTAACACTGAAAGAAACAGTAAAAGCCGCTAAATAGGCTTTTGTAGGAAAGGAGGAACACACAGATGGCAAACGTATCTGTTTACAATATGGAAGGCAATGAAGTTGGCACACTGGAGCTGAATGACGCTGTGTTCGGTGTTGAAGTAAACGAACATTTGATGCATTTAGCAGTAGTTGCCCAGCTGGCAAATAAACGTCAGGGAACACAGAAAGCAAAAACACGTTCTGAAGTTTCCGGCGGCGGTAGAAAACCATGGAGACAGAAAGGAACTGGTCATGCAAGACAGGGTTCAACAAGATCTCCACAGTGGACAGGCGGCGGTGTAGTATTTGCACCAACACCAAGAGATTACACAATCACATTAAACAAGAAGGAGAAGAGACTGGCTCTCAAATCCGCTCTTACAAGCAGAGTAAACGACAACAAATTTATTGTTGTTGACGAAATGAAGTTTGACGCTATTAAGACAAAGAACTTCCAGAATGTTATGAACAACTTAAAGGTTCAGAAGGCTCTGGTAGTTGTTGGCGCTGACAACGACAATGCAGTAAAATCTGCAAGAAATATTGCTGGTATTAAAACTGCATTTGTAAATACAATCAATGTATATGATATCTTAAAATACAACACAGTTGTTGCTGACAAGGCTGTTGTTGCCGCAATCGAGGAGGTGTACGCATAATGGCTGCTATTAAATACTATGATGTAATCCTCAAACCAGTTGTTACTGAAAAGAGCATGAACGCTATGGCAACCAAGAAGTATACATTCCTGGTTCACCCAGAAGCAAATAAAACTATGATTAAAGAAGCTGTGGAGAAAATGTTCCCAGGCACAAAGGTTGCAAGTGTAAACACTATGAACCTGGACGGCAAGACAAAAAGAAGAGGCATGACCTTCGGAAAAACAGCTAAAACTAAAAAAGCAATCGTTCAGCTGACAGAAGAGAGCAAGGAGATCGAGATCTTCCAGGGTCTGTAATCGCTGAAAAAAGTATTGAAACCTATACGATGAACATTATATCGTGATAAATTAATTGAGAGACGCCAGGGGCCGTTGAACGCCTCTGACAGTCGTGAAAGGAGTTTAGTCATGGGAATTAAGACATATACCCCATATACACCTTCCAGAAGACATATGACTGGTTCTGATTTCAATGAGATTACTAAATCCACACCAGAAAAGTCTTTAGTTACTTCCTTAAAGAAAAATGCAGGTCGTAACAGCCAGGGTAAAATTACAGTAAGACACCGCGGCGGCGGTTCCAGAAGAAAATACAGAATGATCGACTTTAAGAGAAATTCCAAAGATGGAATTCCGGCAACAGTAGTTGCAATCGAGTACGATCCAAACAGAACAGCTAACATCGCATTAATCTGCTACGCAGACGGCGAGAAGGCATATATCCTTGCTCCGGCAGGACTTACCGTTGGAATGAAAGTTATGAGCGGTGAAGCTGCAGAAGCAAAAGTTGGAAACTGCTTACCATTAAGCGCTATCCCGATCGGTACACAGATTCACAATATCGAGCTGTACAGAGGCAAAGGCGGCCAGCTGGTACGTTCCGCCGGAAACGCAGCGCAGTTAATGGCTAAAGAAGGCAAATACGCAACATTAAGACTTCCTTCAGGTGAAATGAGAATGGTTCCTATCGTTTGCCGCGCAACTATCGGAGTTGTTGGAAACGGAGAGCACAACCTGATTAACATTGGTAAAGCCGGAAGAAAACGTCATATGGGCATCAGACCTACAGTACGTGGTTCTGTAATGAACCCTAACGACCATCCACACGGCGGTGGTGAAGGCAAGACTGGTATCGGCCGTCCAGGTCCATGTACACCATGGGGCAAACCTGCTCTGGGCTTGAAGACAAGAAAGAAAAACAAACAGTCTAACAAGTTAATCGTAAGAAGACGCGATGGCAAAGCCATTAAATAATTGAAGGAGGCAAACCTATGGCACGTTCACTGAAAAAAGGACCATTTGCAGATGCTCATTTATTAAAGAAAGTAGATGCAATGAACGAAGCAGGACAGAAACAGGTAATCAAATCCTGGTCCCGCCGTTCTACAATCTTCCCGCAGATGGTTGGTCATACAATAGCATTACACGATGGTAGAAAACATGTTCCGGTATATATCACCGAAGATATGGTTGGTCACAAACTGGGAGAGTTCGTAGCTACCAGAACTTACAGAGGACACGGAAAAGACGAGAAGAAGTCCGGACGTAAGTAATTTACACTTTGAAAGGAGGTTTTAGCAATGGCTAAGGGACATAGAAGTCAGATTAAAAGAGAAAGAAATGCGAAGAAAGATACAAGACCAAGCGCTAAATTATCTTACGCCAGAGTATCTGTTCAGAAAGCATGTTTCGTATTAGATGCCATCAGAGGCAAAGATGTGCAGACTGCACTTGGTATTGTAACTTACAATCCCAGATATGCTTCTAGTTTAATAGAAAAGTTATTAAAATCAGCAATCGCTAACGCTGAAAACAACAACAACATGAATGTTGAGAACCTGTACGTAGAGGAATGCTACGCAAACAAGGGTCCGACGATGAAGAGGATTCACCCAAGAGCACAGGGAAGGGCTTACAGAATCGAGAAGAGAATGAGCCACATCACAATCGTGCTGAATGAAAGATAGGAGGCAAATATGGGACAGAAAGTTAATCCACACGGCTTGAGAGTCGGTGTTATTAAAGACTGGGACTCAAAATGGTATGCTGAAGCTGATTTTGCTGACTGTTTAGTTGAAGACTACAACATCAGAACATACCTGAAGAAAAAATTATACAGTGCCGGAATCGCTAAAATCGAAATCGAGCGTGCTTCCGACAGAGTGAAAATCATCATCTACACTGCTAAGCCAGGCGTTGTTATCGGTAAGGGCGGAGCTGAGATTGAGAAATTAAAAGGCGAAGTTCAGAAGATGACAAATAAAAAGATCTTCATCGACATTAAAGAAGTGAAGAGACCAGACAGAGATGCCCAGTTAGTTGCAGAGTCTATTGCACAGCAGCTGGAGAACCGTGCTTCTTTCAGACGTGCAATGAAGTCTACTATGTCCAGATCCATGAAAGCTGGCGTTAAGGGTATTAAGACAGCGGTTGCTGGTCGTCTTGGCGGCGCTGATATGGCTCGTACAGAGTTCTACAGCGAGGGAACTATTCCGTTACAGACATTAAGAGCAGATATTGACTATGGTTTCGCCGAAGCAGATACAACCTACGGCAAATTAGGCGTTAAGGTTTGGATTTATAAAGGCGAAGTACTTCCTACTAAAGGAAACAAGGAAGGGAGCGATAAATAATGTTAATGCCTAAGAGAGTAAAGCGTCGTAAACAGTTCCGTGGATCTATGACAGGAAAAGCCCTGAGAGGCAACAAGATCTCCAACGGTGAATTCGGTTTAGTCGCTACAGAACCATGTTGGATCAAATCCAACCAGATTGAAGCAGCCCGTATCGCTATGACACGTTACATTAAGCGTGGCGGTAAAGTTTGGATTAAAATTTTCCCAGATAAGCCAGTTACAGCAAAGCCAGCTGAGACTCGTATGGGTTCCGGTAAAGGTGCTTTAGAATATTGGGTAGCAGTTGTTAAACCAGGTCGTGTAATGTTCGAAATCGCTGGTGTACCAGAGGAAACAGCTCGTGAAGCATTACGTCTTGCTATGCATAAACTGCCATGCAAGTGCAAAATTGCTTCTAAAGCAGATTTAGAAGGCGGTGATAACAGTGAAAACTAATAAATATGTAGAAGGATTAAAGGCGAAATCAGCTGCAGAGTTAAATGAAGAATTAGTAGCTGCTAAGAAAGAACTTTTCAATTTAAGATTCCAGAATGCAACTAACCAATTAGATAATACCAGCAGAATTAAAGAAGTTCGCAGGAACATCGCAAGGATTCAGACTGTTATTGCAGAAAAGGCAAAATTAGCTTAATTCATATAGCAGGAGCTGGAAATTCCAGCCTGGTGCAATCGGTTCTTTTTAGGAATCATCGGGGTTCAGGGAAAAGAACTTCCATTAAATGAAAGGAGAACATCTACCGTGGAAAGAAACCTTAGAAAAACACGTACAGGTAAAGTAGTAAGCAATAAGATGGATAAGACAATCGTAGTTGCTATCGAAAACCATGTAAAACATCCTGTAATCGGTAAGATTGTAAAAAAGACTTATAAATTAAAAGCACATGACGAAAACAATGAGTGCTCTAAGGGCGATATTGTTAAAGTAATGGAAACAAGACCTTTATCCAAAGATAAGAGATGGAGACTTGTTGAGATTATCGAGAAGGCTAAATAATATATTCTAGGAAGGAGTATTAGGCATGATTCAGCAGGAAACCAGACTAAAGGTTGCCGACAATACTGGTGCAAAAGAACTTCTTTG
The window above is part of the Lachnoclostridium edouardi genome. Proteins encoded here:
- the secD gene encoding protein translocase subunit SecD; the encoded protein is MKNNRGKGLAGLLIALCAVALFGFFGYDSADDIKLGLDLDGGVSITYQAVGETPTAEQMSDTRYKLQKRVEAYSTEAEVYLEGADRINIDIPGVNDANAILEALGKPGSLIFMDMQGNTILTGDQVESAEAGIVDSQTGNKEYVVSLRFKPDGQQAFADATSQMIGQQIAIVYDGEIISAPQVKEAITGGECTIDGMASFEEAETLASTIRIGSLSVELQEMRSNVVGAKLGQQAIASSLKAGAIGFGIVIVFMIIVYLIPGLAASIALGLYVGLIVILLAAFEVTLTLPGIAGIILSIGMAVDANVIIFTRIKEEIGAGKTVQSAIKTGFAKALSAIVDGNVTTLIAAVVLYWRGSGTVKGFATTLALGIVLSMFTALFITKFILNCLYNLGFEDPKFYGIRKEKKAVNFLGIKNICFALSALAILAGVVPMGMRVASGESALNYSMEFRGGTSTNVTFNEDMSLEDISSKVVPVVEKITGEAETQTQKVAGTNEVIIKTRTLSVAEREALNQAMADNFGVETEKITAESISGAISNEMKNDAVVAVVIATICMLVYIWFRFKNIRFATSAVLALCHDVLVVAACYSLFKWSVGSTFIACMLTIVGYSINATIVIFDRIRENLKLFGNRKDLAEVVNLSITQTFTRSINTSLTTFIMVFVLFIMGVSSIREFALPLMVGIVCGTYSSVCLTGALWYMMTVKKNPEKQTKNQGKKNGI
- a CDS encoding HAD family hydrolase: MIKNIVFDMGNVLVNYDDRIVCRRFIKDEKELELVRTAVFVSPEWIMLDMGVISDEEALKSMQSRLPDDHAREMAALCMNHWHEYCMDGIEEMVNVIKELKDQGYGIYLCSNASMRLLQCYKQVIPGIEYFDGVLFSAEVKCIKPQKEIYLHLFERFKLKPEECFFIDDLQRNIDGAKACGMEGYCHKDGNVESLKKVLRGLQNK
- the tgt gene encoding tRNA guanosine(34) transglycosylase Tgt, which translates into the protein MEYKIIAKDGRAKRAEMKTVHGTIKTPVFMNVGTVGAIKGAVSTDDLREIKTQVELSNTYHLHVRTGDKLIKEFGGLHKFMNWDRPILTDSGGFQVFSLSGLRKIKEEGVYFNSHIDGHKIFMGPEESMQIQSNLGSTIAMAFDECAPALSSRDYVEKSVARTTRWLERCKKEMARLNQLPDTVNKEQLLFGINQGGIIPDIRIAHAKTISEMDLDGYAVGGLAVGESHEEMYHILDETVPHLPENKPTYLMGVGTPANILEGVARGIDFFDCVYPSRNGRHGHVYTNHGKLNLFNAKYELDSKPIEEGCQCPACRSYSRSYIRHLLKAKEMLGMRLCVLHNLYFYNTMMEEIREAIENHCYDQYKARKLEGMAAGSK
- the yajC gene encoding preprotein translocase subunit YajC, whose product is MNNTTFILGYIVFFGALMYFMAIRPQQKERKKRAELLSTVAVGDSVLTSSGFYGVIIDMTDDTVIVEFGNNKNCRIPMQKGAIVEVEKPEI
- the scfB gene encoding thioether cross-link-forming SCIFF peptide maturase, which encodes MIHQYQNNGYSIVMDVNSGSVHVTDQLVYDLIAWLSDRVPDMEKPEKLSDYVKKQAVEAFSGKYQESDILDGLEDIQELIDREELFVKDVYSQYVTDFKKRKTVVKALCLHIAHDCNLACRYCFAEEGEYHGRRALMSYEVGQKALDFLIANSGNRRNLEVDFFGGEPLMNWDVVKRLVEYGRSKEEEYNKKFRFTLTTNGVLLDDQIMDFCNKEMSNVVLSLDGRKEVNDFMRPFRNGKGSYDLIVPKFQKFAESRQGKDYYVRGTFTRENMDFSKDVLHFADLGFQSMSIEPVVSLPDEPFAIREEDLPKIMEEYDKLAVEYIKRKKEGRGFTFFHFMLDLNQGPCVAKRLSGCGSGTEYLAVTPWGDFYPCHQFVGEEKFLLGNVDAGITNTEIRDEFKLCNVYAKDKCKDCFARFYCSGGCAANSYKFHGSIVDAYDIGCEMQKKRIECAIMIQAALADDNEEKETRL